The following are from one region of the uncultured Hyphomonas sp. genome:
- a CDS encoding leucyl aminopeptidase, whose protein sequence is MKITFTDAAKADVFAFIVDEDGGLPEVAASLDKSTGGLLSAAIDGRFTGKKDQQAVIVLPKDAEARRAILIGGGKPKKRDARVLEGLGANLLKAFSMSGFKSMAIHAGSADDAARMGIGAKLAAYRFDNYFTKLKPDQKPSLSAISFVVDDTKAAKAAFAPLSAAAEGTMLARDLVNMPPNDLYPESFAAKIKELSEIGVEVEILGEKQLAKLGMNSMLGVGQGSVKESQLGIMRWNGGKDGEDPVILVGKGVCFDTGGISLKPGPGMEDMRGDMGGAAAVTGTIKALAERKAKVNAVGLIGLVENMPDGNAIRPGDILKSASGQTIEVQNTDAEGRLVLCDVLWYAQEKFKPKAIVDLATLTGAIVISLGHHHAGLFTNSDELAEELTKSGLTEGERVWRLPMGPEYDALLKSKFADMRNIGGRAAGSITAAQFLKRFVKDGVKWAHLDIAGAAWVEGEKAAFDVSWASGFGPRLLDRWIADNYEA, encoded by the coding sequence ATGAAAATCACCTTCACTGACGCCGCCAAGGCTGACGTATTTGCATTCATCGTCGATGAAGACGGCGGTCTGCCAGAAGTGGCCGCCTCTCTCGACAAATCAACGGGCGGCTTGCTGTCTGCTGCCATAGATGGCCGGTTCACCGGCAAAAAAGACCAGCAGGCTGTTATCGTCCTGCCGAAAGACGCCGAGGCGCGCCGCGCGATTCTGATCGGCGGCGGCAAGCCGAAGAAGCGCGATGCCCGCGTCCTGGAGGGCCTTGGTGCAAATCTGCTCAAGGCGTTCAGCATGAGCGGTTTCAAATCCATGGCGATCCATGCCGGATCGGCAGACGATGCGGCCCGGATGGGCATTGGCGCAAAGCTCGCCGCCTACCGGTTCGACAATTATTTCACCAAACTGAAGCCCGACCAGAAGCCGAGTCTGAGCGCCATTTCGTTCGTGGTGGACGATACCAAAGCGGCCAAGGCTGCCTTCGCGCCGCTGAGCGCAGCGGCTGAAGGGACGATGCTGGCGCGGGATCTGGTCAACATGCCGCCGAACGATCTCTATCCCGAGAGCTTTGCGGCCAAGATCAAGGAACTGTCCGAAATCGGCGTCGAAGTCGAAATTCTCGGCGAGAAGCAACTGGCCAAGCTCGGCATGAACTCCATGCTTGGGGTGGGGCAGGGCTCCGTTAAAGAAAGCCAGCTCGGCATCATGCGCTGGAATGGCGGCAAGGACGGCGAGGATCCGGTGATCCTGGTCGGCAAAGGCGTCTGTTTCGACACCGGCGGCATCTCGCTGAAGCCGGGCCCTGGCATGGAAGACATGCGCGGTGACATGGGGGGGGCAGCGGCAGTGACCGGCACGATCAAGGCGCTCGCCGAGCGCAAGGCGAAGGTCAATGCTGTGGGCCTCATCGGCCTCGTTGAGAATATGCCAGACGGCAACGCGATCCGCCCCGGTGACATCCTGAAATCCGCTTCCGGCCAGACGATTGAAGTCCAGAACACGGATGCTGAAGGCCGCCTCGTTCTTTGCGATGTGCTCTGGTATGCCCAGGAGAAGTTCAAGCCGAAGGCCATCGTCGACCTTGCCACGCTGACCGGCGCGATCGTGATCTCGCTCGGCCACCACCATGCCGGCCTGTTCACCAATAGTGACGAGCTTGCAGAGGAGCTGACCAAATCCGGCCTGACCGAAGGCGAGCGCGTCTGGCGCCTGCCGATGGGGCCGGAATATGATGCGCTGCTGAAGTCGAAATTCGCGGACATGCGCAATATCGGCGGCCGCGCGGCAGGTTCGATCACGGCGGCACAGTTCCTGAAGCGCTTTGTGAAGGATGGCGTGAAATGGGCCCACCTCGACATTGCAGGCGCAGCCTGGGTCGAAGGGGAAAAAGCGGCGTTCGATGTCAGCTGGGCTTCCGGCTTCGGCCCACGCCTTCTGGATCGCTGGATCGCAGATAACTACGAGGCATAG
- a CDS encoding DnaA/Hda family protein: MNKRPALPTGQPDQMSFAFPAKPLTFDALVVTPANQAAVSIIRQPGNWPMPVFCVTGPLYAGLTTLLRAWCEETGGTYFDSNGFSRRKAGQLTDLAGTFVALDNADKVAANEKLLTFINQVTKEGGRLLLASSSSPSQWPVSSADLKSRLNSMPIVEVLSPDEAMLIGRLKAAAGRHYLKLEPEVIAYLAPRLDLTYEAIETFAETLSHGVTTTGRAPSVPLAKEVLEAMGLAAPDEPSSS, encoded by the coding sequence GTGAACAAGCGGCCAGCCCTACCAACCGGACAGCCAGACCAGATGAGCTTCGCCTTTCCGGCGAAGCCGCTGACGTTTGATGCTCTGGTCGTCACCCCGGCCAATCAGGCCGCTGTCAGTATCATCCGCCAGCCGGGGAACTGGCCAATGCCGGTATTTTGCGTGACAGGCCCGCTATATGCCGGTCTGACGACGCTGCTTCGCGCATGGTGTGAAGAAACCGGCGGCACCTATTTTGACTCTAACGGCTTCTCCAGGCGTAAGGCAGGCCAATTGACTGACCTCGCCGGAACGTTCGTTGCTCTGGATAATGCGGACAAGGTTGCGGCGAACGAAAAGCTGCTGACTTTCATCAACCAGGTTACCAAGGAAGGTGGCCGGTTGCTTCTTGCGTCGTCCAGTAGTCCGTCCCAATGGCCTGTCAGCTCGGCAGACCTGAAGTCCCGTCTGAATTCCATGCCAATTGTGGAGGTCTTGTCCCCCGATGAAGCGATGCTGATCGGACGACTCAAAGCCGCTGCCGGCCGTCACTATCTGAAGCTTGAGCCTGAAGTGATCGCCTATCTGGCCCCACGTCTTGATCTCACTTACGAAGCCATTGAGACGTTTGCGGAAACGCTAAGTCACGGTGTCACAACGACAGGACGCGCGCCTTCTGTTCCTCTGGCAAAAGAGGTATTGGAGGCGATGGGGCTGGCGGCACCAGACGAACCGTCATCGAGCTGA
- the purM gene encoding phosphoribosylformylglycinamidine cyclo-ligase has protein sequence MSDPSKTSLSYRDAGVDIEAGERLVDAIGPLAKATRRAGVMGGLGGFGALFDLKAAGYDDPVLVSGTDGVGTKLMLAFETGIHNTVGIDLVAMCANDVLAQGAEPLFFLDYFATGKLEEGIAEAVVSGIAEGCRQSGCALVGGETAEMPGMYPPGHYDLAGFVVGAVDRDKVLPRMETMVAGDLLIGIGSSGPHSNGYSLVRRIVEREGLSYDGASPFSSSTLGEALLTPTRLYAEAALPLIRKGLVKGLAHITGGGLTENTPRMCPDHLAPVIERKAWTPPPVFEWLQSAGNVTEDEMHRTFNMGIGMVFAVAPEDADTVCAVLQTAGEAPVILGRLATA, from the coding sequence ATGAGCGACCCTTCCAAGACTTCCCTTTCTTACCGCGATGCTGGTGTCGATATTGAGGCAGGCGAGCGGCTTGTCGATGCCATAGGCCCACTTGCCAAAGCCACCCGCCGTGCTGGCGTCATGGGCGGGCTGGGCGGCTTCGGCGCCCTGTTTGATCTCAAGGCCGCCGGCTATGATGATCCGGTTCTCGTGTCCGGTACGGACGGCGTTGGCACAAAGCTGATGCTGGCTTTTGAGACCGGCATCCACAACACCGTTGGCATCGATCTGGTCGCCATGTGCGCCAATGACGTGCTGGCGCAGGGCGCAGAGCCGCTGTTTTTCCTGGATTATTTCGCCACAGGCAAGCTTGAGGAGGGTATCGCGGAAGCGGTTGTCTCCGGCATTGCCGAAGGCTGCCGCCAATCCGGCTGCGCCCTGGTGGGCGGAGAGACGGCCGAAATGCCCGGCATGTACCCGCCCGGCCACTACGACTTGGCGGGATTCGTGGTCGGCGCTGTCGACCGGGACAAAGTCCTGCCGCGTATGGAGACAATGGTCGCGGGTGATCTGCTTATTGGTATCGGCTCATCCGGGCCGCATTCGAATGGCTATTCCCTGGTCCGCAGGATCGTGGAGCGTGAAGGCCTGTCCTATGACGGCGCCTCGCCCTTCTCCAGCTCGACGCTTGGCGAAGCCCTGCTGACACCGACCCGGCTGTATGCCGAGGCCGCTTTACCGTTGATCCGCAAGGGCCTGGTCAAAGGCCTGGCCCATATTACCGGCGGCGGGCTGACAGAGAATACGCCGCGCATGTGTCCGGACCATCTGGCGCCGGTAATTGAACGGAAGGCCTGGACGCCCCCGCCTGTGTTCGAATGGCTGCAATCTGCGGGGAACGTTACAGAAGACGAGATGCATCGGACCTTCAATATGGGGATCGGCATGGTCTTCGCGGTGGCACCTGAAGACGCCGACACGGTTTGCGCCGTTCTCCAGACAGCGGGTGAAGCACCGGTTATTCTGGGCCGCCTCGCCACCGCATGA
- the ndk gene encoding nucleoside-diphosphate kinase, with translation MAVQRTFSIIKPDATERNLTGAVNAVIEKAGLRIIGQRRIKMTQEQAERFYAVHSERPFFGELVEFMTSGPVVVQVLEGENAVAKYREVMGATNPADADEGTIRKLYAKSIGENSVHGSDSEENAAIEIAQFFSEADIAG, from the coding sequence ATGGCTGTCCAGCGCACTTTTTCCATCATCAAGCCCGACGCAACCGAGCGTAACCTGACCGGCGCCGTCAACGCGGTCATCGAGAAAGCCGGCCTGCGCATCATCGGCCAGCGCCGTATCAAGATGACCCAGGAACAGGCCGAGCGTTTCTACGCCGTCCACTCCGAGCGTCCGTTCTTTGGCGAGCTGGTCGAATTCATGACCTCCGGTCCGGTGGTCGTTCAGGTTCTGGAAGGCGAAAACGCCGTTGCGAAATACCGCGAAGTGATGGGCGCCACCAACCCGGCCGATGCCGACGAAGGCACGATCCGGAAACTCTACGCAAAATCGATCGGCGAGAACTCGGTTCACGGGTCCGATTCCGAGGAAAACGCCGCGATCGAAATCGCGCAATTCTTCTCCGAAGCCGACATCGCTGGCTAA
- a CDS encoding RNA degradosome polyphosphate kinase has protein sequence MAERVAKTAKQLMTSPDRFLNRELSWLEFNRRVLEEAANPSHPLLERLRFLSISASNLDEFEMVRYAGLREQVRAGVTRPSQEGLTPTVQVEQIEELSLKLIAEQLTRWRQLKDELETEKIHVLSAGDLSKKDLSDLDQFFRSHIFPVLTPLAVDPAHPFPFIPNLGFSIALDLVSKHGDEGHIGIVPLPAFVRRFIRLPGKQRGVLRFIPLEDVIGLFISDLFPGFKEQSRCLFRIVRDSDIEIEEEAEDLIREFEVLLKQRRRGRIVRLRMQSSAPQHLREFITRQIGAENADVVLYDGILGMAQLSELIVDDRPDLKFPPYEPRYPERIREMGGDCFAAVRMKDILVHHPFETFDVVVEFIRQAAADPQVVAIKQTLYRTTANSPIVAALVEAAEHGKNVTALVEIKARFDEEANLRLARDLERAGVQVVYGFIEYKTHAKVSLVVRREGNELRTYTHFGTGNYHPVNAKIYTDLSLFTADPALGRDANRLFNFVTAYREPPEVGPELEKISMSPLNLKTDLIKLIEAEASAARKGKPSGIWAKMNSLVDGDVIDALYKASQAGVPINLVVRGICCLRPGVAGMSENISVKSIVGRFLEHSRILCCANGEALPSPKAKVFISSADWMPRNLDRRVEALVPVENQTVHRQVMNQIMVANLNDELQSWLMHEDGSYERAKPDSEGKGFSAHHYFMDNPSLSGRGSALEVSLPPRLQPRGSKG, from the coding sequence ATGGCTGAACGGGTGGCCAAGACGGCGAAACAATTGATGACATCCCCCGACAGGTTTCTGAACCGGGAGCTTTCCTGGCTGGAGTTCAACCGGCGTGTCCTGGAAGAGGCGGCGAACCCGAGCCATCCGCTGCTCGAACGGCTACGCTTTCTGTCGATCTCGGCCAGCAATCTCGATGAGTTTGAAATGGTCCGCTATGCCGGGCTGAGGGAACAGGTGCGTGCAGGGGTCACCCGGCCGAGTCAGGAGGGCCTGACGCCGACGGTGCAGGTCGAGCAGATAGAAGAACTGTCCCTCAAGCTGATCGCCGAACAATTGACCCGCTGGCGGCAGTTGAAGGACGAGCTCGAAACCGAGAAGATCCATGTGCTGTCGGCCGGAGATCTCAGCAAGAAAGACCTGTCTGATCTGGACCAGTTTTTCCGCAGCCATATTTTTCCGGTGCTGACACCGCTGGCGGTTGACCCAGCCCACCCATTTCCGTTCATCCCGAACCTCGGCTTTTCCATCGCGCTGGACCTTGTGTCGAAGCATGGCGATGAAGGGCATATCGGCATTGTGCCGCTACCTGCCTTCGTGCGCCGTTTCATCAGACTGCCAGGCAAACAAAGAGGTGTGCTGCGCTTTATTCCTCTGGAAGATGTGATCGGTCTGTTCATCAGCGACCTTTTTCCGGGCTTCAAGGAACAGAGCCGCTGCCTGTTCCGGATCGTGCGCGACAGCGATATCGAGATCGAGGAAGAAGCCGAAGACCTTATCCGCGAATTTGAAGTGCTTCTGAAACAACGTCGGCGCGGACGGATCGTCCGGTTGCGTATGCAGTCCAGCGCGCCGCAGCACCTTCGGGAATTTATTACGCGGCAAATCGGCGCCGAAAATGCAGATGTCGTTCTGTATGACGGCATACTGGGCATGGCCCAATTATCGGAGTTGATCGTCGACGACAGACCTGACCTCAAATTCCCACCCTATGAGCCACGCTATCCTGAGCGGATCCGCGAAATGGGGGGAGACTGTTTTGCGGCTGTCAGGATGAAGGACATTCTGGTCCACCATCCGTTTGAAACCTTCGATGTTGTCGTCGAATTTATCCGGCAGGCCGCCGCTGACCCGCAGGTTGTCGCGATCAAGCAGACTCTGTACCGGACGACAGCCAATTCACCGATTGTGGCGGCACTTGTTGAGGCCGCAGAGCACGGCAAGAACGTCACAGCATTGGTCGAAATCAAGGCACGGTTTGACGAAGAGGCGAATCTCCGGCTTGCGCGTGACCTGGAACGCGCCGGCGTGCAGGTTGTATACGGATTTATTGAGTACAAGACCCATGCGAAGGTGTCGCTGGTCGTTCGCCGGGAAGGCAACGAGTTGCGGACATATACGCACTTCGGAACTGGCAACTACCACCCTGTGAATGCAAAGATCTACACAGACCTTTCATTGTTCACGGCGGATCCCGCTCTTGGTCGAGACGCAAACCGGCTCTTCAACTTTGTAACGGCATACCGGGAGCCGCCCGAGGTCGGGCCGGAACTCGAAAAGATTTCGATGTCGCCACTTAATCTGAAAACAGATCTCATCAAACTGATTGAAGCTGAGGCCAGTGCAGCCCGGAAGGGGAAGCCGAGCGGTATCTGGGCGAAGATGAACTCATTGGTCGATGGGGATGTGATTGATGCACTTTACAAGGCAAGTCAGGCAGGCGTGCCGATAAACCTTGTGGTGCGTGGCATTTGCTGTCTCAGACCTGGTGTGGCTGGCATGTCGGAGAACATCAGTGTAAAAAGCATTGTGGGCCGCTTCCTGGAGCATTCGCGTATACTTTGCTGCGCGAACGGCGAGGCATTGCCATCACCAAAAGCAAAGGTCTTCATTTCATCGGCCGACTGGATGCCTCGTAACCTGGATCGGCGCGTCGAGGCGCTTGTCCCTGTCGAGAATCAGACCGTACACCGTCAGGTGATGAACCAGATCATGGTTGCGAACCTGAACGATGAATTACAGAGCTGGCTGATGCATGAGGATGGCTCGTACGAGCGTGCAAAGCCGGATTCGGAGGGGAAAGGGTTTTCAGCCCACCATTACTTTATGGACAATCCCAGCCTGTCGGGCAGAGGCAGCGCGCTTGAAGTGAGCTTGCCTCCCCGGTTGCAGCCCAGAGGGAGTAAGGGATAA
- a CDS encoding GNAT family N-acetyltransferase, with product MTPAHDLARRACGSYQFHATIGMEVSAESFCSSLQDLERPDVWDRNRIIDIAAHSGAEIDQMMAFASSRANLVGYSYIFATPFTAPAVIARLLLDDYQEQTPVIQMVLQDELAANRPSEVSIQPVSTDRDWHLLHELVRADHAEGARTQGHILEAHVTRGIVEGYRRKAGPCQFFLASIDTVICAYGSATIAPTGMGMVEDLFTLPAYRRRGVATSLISACVDHLRQDICEDILIGSLATEPPKELYRKMGFQPVCVTRSFFKQSITDASDYSA from the coding sequence ATGACACCGGCCCATGATCTCGCAAGGCGAGCGTGCGGAAGCTACCAATTTCATGCCACCATTGGCATGGAGGTCAGTGCCGAGAGCTTCTGCTCATCGCTGCAGGATCTGGAAAGACCTGACGTCTGGGATCGTAACCGTATTATTGATATCGCGGCCCATTCCGGGGCCGAGATCGACCAGATGATGGCATTTGCGTCATCCAGAGCGAACCTCGTCGGTTACTCCTACATCTTCGCGACGCCTTTCACCGCACCAGCCGTCATCGCCCGTCTTTTGCTTGACGATTATCAGGAGCAAACGCCCGTCATACAGATGGTGCTTCAGGATGAATTGGCGGCCAATCGACCATCGGAAGTGAGCATCCAGCCGGTTTCGACTGATCGCGATTGGCACCTGCTACATGAGCTTGTTCGGGCAGATCATGCCGAGGGGGCACGAACGCAGGGACATATCCTTGAAGCACATGTCACGCGCGGAATCGTTGAAGGTTACCGTCGAAAGGCAGGCCCCTGTCAGTTCTTCCTCGCTTCTATCGATACCGTGATTTGCGCCTATGGCTCAGCCACAATCGCCCCGACTGGCATGGGAATGGTCGAAGACCTGTTCACGCTGCCCGCCTACAGACGGAGAGGAGTCGCGACATCCTTAATTTCCGCGTGCGTTGATCATCTCCGGCAAGATATCTGCGAAGACATTCTCATTGGCAGTCTGGCGACAGAGCCACCCAAAGAACTGTATCGAAAGATGGGCTTCCAGCCGGTCTGCGTGACGCGGTCTTTTTTCAAGCAAAGTATAACGGACGCGTCCGATTACAGCGCATAA
- a CDS encoding zinc ribbon domain-containing protein YjdM produces MSALPPCPKCQSEFTYEDGPLLICPECGHEWSADSAGASDEKVVKDSNGNPLADGDTVTVIKDLKIKGSSQVVKRGTKVKNIRLVDGDHDIDCKIDGIGQMGLKSEFVKKA; encoded by the coding sequence ATGAGCGCCCTGCCACCCTGCCCGAAATGCCAGTCTGAATTCACATATGAAGACGGACCGCTGCTGATCTGTCCTGAGTGCGGTCACGAATGGTCTGCGGATTCGGCGGGCGCCTCTGACGAGAAAGTGGTGAAGGATTCCAATGGTAATCCGCTGGCCGATGGCGACACGGTCACCGTGATCAAGGACCTCAAGATCAAGGGCAGTTCCCAGGTCGTGAAACGCGGCACCAAGGTAAAGAACATCCGCCTCGTTGATGGCGACCACGATATCGACTGCAAGATCGACGGCATCGGCCAGATGGGCCTCAAGTCCGAGTTCGTGAAGAAGGCTTAG
- a CDS encoding DNA polymerase III subunit chi — protein sequence MSEAPKPEWWFYHLSRTTLEQAAAPLMSKCLEVGWRVLAVSPHADRRAALDAVLWTYDDQSFLPHGQAEAPGLDAARQPVLISGKAGNVNGAAALFLMDGVKAPVDAPYTRCMMMFDDGDMDARGAAREAFKAAKDAGLVTRYFQQTGSGGWKEAGV from the coding sequence TTGAGCGAGGCGCCAAAGCCTGAATGGTGGTTTTACCACCTCTCCCGCACCACGCTGGAGCAGGCGGCGGCGCCCCTCATGTCCAAATGCCTTGAAGTGGGCTGGCGGGTTCTCGCTGTCAGCCCACACGCTGACCGGCGGGCTGCGCTCGACGCGGTTCTGTGGACCTATGACGACCAGTCTTTCCTGCCGCACGGCCAGGCAGAGGCGCCTGGGCTCGACGCCGCGCGACAGCCTGTGCTGATTTCAGGCAAAGCCGGCAATGTGAATGGCGCGGCAGCCCTGTTCCTGATGGATGGCGTGAAGGCACCTGTCGACGCACCTTACACGCGCTGCATGATGATGTTCGACGATGGCGACATGGACGCTCGCGGCGCCGCGCGCGAAGCCTTCAAAGCGGCGAAAGATGCCGGCCTTGTCACGCGCTACTTCCAGCAGACCGGCAGCGGCGGTTGGAAGGAAGCAGGTGTCTAA
- a CDS encoding Ppx/GppA family phosphatase: MSFPNTHRAAIIDIGSNSVRLVIFDLLGASILPTFNEKVMAGLGTGLSKTGKLSGPGQDSALSALARYRAILKALNLRNFMAVATAAVRVAEDGPDFIRKANRVLGRPVSVLSGEDEARLSALGVQASFNEPMGVIGDLGGSSLEFKPVGKGKEKGESLMLGPLSLMEVANDPKDLRKAIRSELKKSDVLSGAKGRFFAVGGAWRTFAKVNMEMENYALQVLHGYQMNPGQIARTAKLCIDSLTNSASRSKLESIDKRRAKHMPIAAIVLEELLSISKLDGVSISSAGLREGVLTDMTGAAVSDPLLDGVIAFVRLDHNQIAFGQALHEFIAPAFAPEADLFGSPAADVRIEQAACMMSDSAGRFHPDHRAQMAYGQALRAPYTGVTHAERAMIAYAVGCRYQKDFKRPGDYVGLTSEPQAERAKQLGSAMRLGAVFSGRSGPILRRAKLSRDGEKLCLSVGKADEAMISETVSRRLAQTANALRLQPDIRIN, translated from the coding sequence ATGTCTTTCCCGAATACACACCGGGCCGCGATTATTGATATTGGGTCCAACTCGGTGCGCCTCGTTATTTTCGACCTTCTGGGCGCATCAATCCTGCCAACCTTCAATGAGAAGGTCATGGCTGGCCTTGGCACAGGACTTTCAAAAACAGGTAAACTGTCAGGACCGGGACAGGATTCGGCATTGTCCGCTCTGGCACGCTATCGGGCGATCCTGAAGGCGTTGAACCTCAGAAACTTCATGGCCGTGGCCACTGCAGCTGTCCGGGTGGCAGAGGACGGACCGGATTTTATCCGCAAGGCAAACAGGGTTCTCGGCCGTCCGGTCTCGGTGCTTTCCGGTGAAGATGAGGCACGGTTGTCCGCGCTGGGCGTTCAGGCGAGCTTTAACGAGCCGATGGGCGTTATCGGAGATTTGGGTGGCTCCAGCCTTGAGTTCAAGCCGGTTGGTAAAGGCAAGGAGAAGGGCGAGAGTCTCATGCTTGGCCCTCTGTCGCTGATGGAGGTTGCCAACGACCCCAAGGACCTTCGCAAAGCCATACGTTCTGAACTCAAGAAATCCGATGTGCTCTCTGGCGCGAAGGGCAGGTTTTTCGCCGTAGGCGGTGCATGGCGTACCTTTGCCAAGGTGAATATGGAGATGGAAAACTACGCCTTGCAGGTCTTGCATGGCTATCAGATGAATCCGGGGCAGATTGCCCGGACAGCGAAGCTTTGTATCGATTCTCTCACGAATAGTGCCTCGCGATCCAAGCTGGAATCGATCGACAAACGCCGGGCGAAACATATGCCGATTGCGGCAATCGTCCTTGAGGAGCTGCTCTCCATCAGCAAACTTGATGGCGTTTCCATATCCTCGGCCGGCCTGCGTGAAGGTGTGCTGACGGATATGACCGGGGCGGCTGTTTCAGACCCGTTGCTCGATGGTGTCATTGCATTTGTCCGGCTTGATCATAACCAGATCGCTTTCGGGCAAGCACTCCATGAATTCATCGCGCCAGCCTTTGCGCCGGAAGCAGACCTGTTTGGATCCCCTGCAGCCGATGTCCGGATTGAGCAGGCCGCCTGCATGATGTCTGATAGCGCCGGACGCTTCCATCCGGATCACCGGGCGCAGATGGCCTACGGCCAGGCGCTGCGAGCCCCCTATACCGGCGTGACGCACGCGGAACGGGCCATGATCGCCTATGCGGTCGGATGCCGATACCAGAAGGATTTCAAACGGCCGGGAGATTATGTTGGCCTTACCTCTGAGCCTCAAGCTGAACGCGCCAAGCAATTGGGCAGCGCCATGCGACTTGGTGCGGTCTTTTCAGGCCGGTCCGGACCGATCCTGCGCCGGGCGAAACTTTCCCGGGACGGCGAAAAGCTGTGTCTCAGCGTGGGCAAAGCTGACGAAGCGATGATTTCTGAAACCGTGTCACGGCGCCTTGCGCAAACCGCCAATGCCTTGCGCCTTCAGCCGGATATTCGCATCAACTAA
- a CDS encoding LptF/LptG family permease gives MTKVQSYLFYEVLRAVVIIVGGLALLALLAQGLARTDLILENRQSALTYFYIVMLGSPQIIALLTPLALFVAGVWSLNRIHKDSEIVVAQAAGMTRWQIASPILRLAVLCAIAHLSVNLWVQPLAQRAMRETVAVARADLAAALIRPGQFTTNGDRLTFYAREQVAGELRGVLISDMTDPVSPTDILARSAALVEVDGKPTLLLRDAISMQLDENQQLSILEFAQYPFDLSEYMKEDSELALKASDKFLHELFFVDRTNYFELRDVDTLLAEANTRLASPLLNIVMALIAIVAVLGGDFSRKGYGRRIAIASGAAIMVLIVQLAAQSAAADDPSMNALLWILPISIISGLSYVYFSRGRRLGNADRPQIDLFRGAGGANA, from the coding sequence ATGACGAAAGTCCAGTCCTACCTGTTCTATGAAGTCCTCCGGGCGGTCGTGATCATTGTCGGTGGTCTCGCCCTGCTGGCGCTTCTGGCTCAGGGTCTTGCGCGGACAGACCTGATCCTTGAAAACCGGCAATCCGCGCTGACCTATTTCTATATCGTGATGCTGGGATCCCCCCAGATCATTGCGCTTCTGACACCGCTGGCCCTGTTCGTGGCAGGCGTCTGGTCTCTCAACCGGATCCACAAGGACAGCGAGATTGTCGTCGCGCAGGCCGCTGGCATGACCCGCTGGCAGATTGCCTCGCCCATCCTGCGGCTGGCTGTTCTCTGCGCCATCGCCCATCTGAGCGTGAATCTGTGGGTCCAGCCGCTGGCCCAGCGGGCGATGCGGGAAACCGTGGCCGTGGCACGTGCAGATCTCGCCGCAGCGCTGATCCGCCCCGGCCAGTTTACCACCAATGGTGACCGGCTGACCTTCTACGCCCGCGAGCAGGTGGCCGGCGAGCTTCGGGGCGTTCTCATCTCCGACATGACCGATCCGGTCTCTCCCACTGACATTCTGGCCCGGAGTGCGGCGCTTGTGGAAGTGGATGGTAAACCCACCCTGCTGCTGCGTGATGCCATCAGCATGCAATTGGACGAGAACCAGCAGCTCTCCATTCTGGAATTCGCCCAATACCCATTTGACCTGAGTGAATACATGAAGGAAGATTCCGAGCTCGCGCTGAAAGCGTCGGACAAGTTCCTGCACGAGCTCTTCTTTGTCGACCGGACCAATTACTTCGAATTACGGGATGTCGACACACTGCTGGCAGAAGCAAATACCCGCCTGGCCTCGCCGCTGCTGAACATCGTCATGGCCCTCATCGCCATTGTCGCCGTGCTGGGCGGGGATTTCAGCCGTAAGGGCTATGGCCGGCGGATCGCGATCGCGTCCGGTGCCGCGATCATGGTGCTGATCGTGCAGCTGGCCGCTCAGTCAGCCGCAGCGGATGATCCATCCATGAATGCGCTCCTCTGGATCCTGCCAATCAGCATCATATCGGGTCTCAGCTATGTCTATTTCTCGCGTGGGCGGCGTCTGGGAAACGCTGATCGACCGCAAATAGACCTGTTCCGCGGCGCCGGGGGGGCGAACGCCTGA
- the purN gene encoding phosphoribosylglycinamide formyltransferase — MKRLKLAILISGRGSNMEALLEAASDPSYPAQPVLVASNRPDAKGLETAASAGISTTSVDHKIFGKDREAFERALDTELKKAGTEIIALAGFMRVLTPWFVTRWEGRMINIHPSLLPKYKGLHTHQRAIDAGDAEGGCSVHWVSAGVDEGKVIAQAPVPILPGDTEDSLSARVLVEEHKIYPRALAIACEQILASNR, encoded by the coding sequence ATGAAACGTCTGAAGCTGGCCATTCTGATCTCCGGACGCGGCTCCAATATGGAGGCGCTGCTGGAAGCGGCGTCTGATCCCTCCTACCCGGCCCAGCCCGTTCTGGTGGCATCCAACCGGCCGGATGCGAAAGGGCTTGAAACGGCAGCTTCTGCAGGGATTTCGACAACATCCGTCGATCACAAGATCTTTGGTAAGGACCGTGAGGCGTTTGAGCGCGCGCTGGATACCGAGCTGAAAAAGGCCGGGACCGAGATTATTGCCCTGGCCGGCTTCATGCGGGTTCTGACGCCCTGGTTCGTGACCAGGTGGGAAGGCCGGATGATCAACATCCACCCCTCTCTTCTCCCGAAATACAAAGGCCTGCATACCCACCAGCGCGCCATCGACGCCGGCGATGCCGAAGGCGGCTGTTCCGTCCATTGGGTCTCTGCGGGCGTAGACGAGGGCAAGGTGATCGCGCAGGCGCCTGTGCCGATCCTGCCGGGTGATACCGAAGACTCGCTTTCGGCACGCGTGCTCGTCGAGGAGCACAAGATTTATCCGCGCGCCCTGGCGATCGCATGCGAGCAGATTCTGGCATCCAACCGATAA